Proteins from one Romboutsia sp. CE17 genomic window:
- a CDS encoding ABC1 kinase family protein: MKINYKNIKRYKEILHILIKYGFGFAVEKLNMDHVAYKIPITKPNEELQYMTTGERIRKAFEELGPTYVKLGQILSTRNDIFDQDIIDELSKLRDNVEEFSTDIAKEIFVSETKLNIEDVFKEFNEVPIAAASIGQVYEAKLYSGEDVIIKIQRPNIERTIKADLEILQSGASILNDIVKENETNFEKILEEFKVQLLRELDYNFEAINAMKFYEIFKDSEEVYIPKIYSEYTTKKVLVMEKIIGVKLSDISKIKKFGWDTDNISKIGVKALFKQVFECGFFHADPHPGNIFVLNSNCISYIDFGMIGIVDKKTFSSLNNIVLAAVQKNADKIIFLLEDMGITKTTVDKDALKLDLLYLLHYYYDVPLDKISLSDILNEIFMFFRKYNIAMPTELTTLAKTVITLEGTARELNPNFTVYSIGQEFIRYYYNNRLNPKALFDSSKDSIEDIYLDLKTIPKQLRVILKNIEKNNIKIHIDDIKAPKLEEQLSDLTTNISLSLVLASLVVGSSLIIASPNIEQSVWIRYLALAGFLVSFVLGLTLVITIFKAKYRRK, translated from the coding sequence GTGAAGATTAATTATAAGAACATTAAACGATATAAGGAAATATTACATATACTTATAAAATATGGATTTGGTTTTGCTGTTGAAAAGTTGAATATGGATCATGTAGCGTATAAAATTCCTATAACTAAACCAAATGAAGAGTTGCAGTATATGACTACGGGGGAAAGAATTAGAAAGGCTTTTGAAGAGCTTGGTCCTACATATGTTAAACTTGGTCAAATTTTGAGTACTAGAAATGATATTTTTGATCAGGATATTATAGATGAACTTAGTAAACTTAGAGATAATGTAGAAGAGTTTAGTACAGATATTGCTAAGGAAATTTTTGTTAGTGAAACTAAGTTAAATATAGAAGATGTATTTAAAGAGTTTAATGAAGTTCCTATTGCAGCAGCGTCTATTGGTCAAGTGTATGAGGCAAAATTATATTCTGGAGAGGATGTAATTATAAAAATACAAAGACCTAACATAGAAAGAACTATAAAGGCGGATTTAGAAATACTTCAAAGTGGAGCTAGTATTTTGAATGATATAGTTAAAGAGAATGAAACTAACTTCGAAAAAATATTAGAAGAGTTTAAAGTTCAATTATTAAGAGAACTTGATTATAATTTTGAAGCTATAAATGCCATGAAATTCTATGAGATTTTTAAGGATAGTGAAGAAGTTTATATACCAAAGATCTATAGTGAGTATACTACCAAAAAAGTTTTAGTAATGGAAAAAATAATTGGTGTAAAGCTTAGTGATATAAGTAAAATAAAAAAATTTGGATGGGACACTGATAATATAAGTAAGATTGGAGTAAAGGCACTATTTAAGCAAGTTTTTGAATGTGGATTTTTTCATGCAGATCCTCACCCGGGAAATATTTTTGTATTAAATAGTAATTGTATATCATATATTGACTTTGGTATGATAGGAATTGTTGATAAAAAGACTTTTAGCTCATTAAATAATATAGTTTTAGCAGCTGTGCAGAAAAATGCTGATAAAATTATTTTTTTATTAGAAGATATGGGTATAACAAAAACAACAGTAGATAAAGATGCTCTTAAATTAGATTTATTATATTTGCTTCACTATTACTATGATGTTCCTTTAGATAAAATAAGTTTATCTGATATATTAAATGAAATTTTCATGTTCTTTAGAAAGTATAATATTGCTATGCCAACAGAACTTACAACTTTAGCAAAGACAGTAATAACTCTAGAAGGAACAGCTAGAGAACTAAACCCTAATTTTACAGTTTACTCTATAGGACAGGAGTTTATAAGATATTATTATAATAATAGATTGAATCCTAAGGCATTATTTGATAGCTCGAAGGATTCCATAGAAGATATATATTTAGATTTAAAAACTATACCGAAACAATTGAGGGTTATACTTAAAAATATAGAAAAAAATAATATAAAAATTCATATAGATGACATAAAAGCTCCAAAATTAGAAGAACAATTAAGTGACTTAACTACTAATATATCGTTAAGTTTAGTACTAGCTTCATTAGTAGTTGGTTCATCTCTAATTATTGCTTCGCCAAATATAGAACAAAGTGTATGGATAAGATATCTTGCTTTAGCAGGATTTTTAGTATCATTTGTATTGGGGCTTACTCTTGTAATAACGATATTTAAAGCTAAATATAGACGAAAGTAG
- the hemZ gene encoding coproporphyrinogen dehydrogenase HemZ: MLNVILKGHDFKYEVAELIKLFTTKFNFVHRKDVGMTLENSVVYYNNKIFSKTVYLENYQVIYDSLDYRSIEGLSEQEVKKVTKETIKRSMYNVLMKKFNSYVPWGILTGIRPVKIVHTLLDKNLSDEDIRENLKTNYLISDEKIDLALNIAKRERKFIYPIDKNKISLYVSIPFCPTRCYYCSFPANPLKQFGHLKREYLDKLIIEIKGLAKLLEETNKEIETLYIGGGTPTTLDAKEMDILIKALYKELDLSKIKEFTVEAGRPDTINREILECLKRNNVTRISINPQTMNQETLDKIGRGHSVNEIKEAFNLAREIGFDNINMDLILGLEGENVDMVRNTLEEIKKLQPESLTVHTLAIKRASKLKENMDEYVLTQYEEMVKMIDLSMQYAKEMNLNPYYMYRQKQMLGNLENIGYAKEGYECIYNMQIMEEKQSNYALGAGSISKFVYVDEDRIERVENVKNVEQYIDRVEEMIQRKKEEVLKNAN, translated from the coding sequence ATGTTAAATGTGATTTTAAAGGGTCATGATTTTAAGTACGAAGTTGCTGAGCTTATTAAGTTATTTACTACTAAGTTTAACTTTGTACATAGAAAAGATGTTGGTATGACTTTAGAAAATAGCGTTGTTTATTATAATAATAAGATATTTTCTAAGACGGTTTATTTAGAAAATTATCAGGTGATTTATGATTCTCTTGATTACAGAAGTATTGAAGGATTGTCTGAACAAGAAGTCAAGAAAGTAACAAAGGAAACTATTAAAAGGAGCATGTATAATGTCTTAATGAAGAAATTTAACTCTTATGTTCCTTGGGGAATACTTACTGGTATAAGACCTGTTAAGATAGTTCACACTTTACTTGATAAAAATCTTAGTGATGAAGATATAAGAGAAAACTTAAAGACTAATTATCTAATTAGTGATGAAAAAATAGATTTAGCACTTAATATTGCAAAGAGAGAAAGAAAGTTTATTTATCCGATAGATAAAAATAAAATTTCTCTATATGTTAGCATTCCGTTTTGTCCAACGAGATGTTATTATTGTTCATTCCCAGCAAACCCTTTAAAGCAGTTTGGACATTTAAAGAGAGAATATCTTGATAAATTAATTATTGAGATAAAGGGATTAGCTAAATTATTAGAAGAAACTAATAAAGAAATAGAAACTTTATATATAGGTGGAGGAACTCCTACTACTCTTGATGCAAAGGAGATGGACATTCTAATAAAGGCTTTATATAAAGAATTAGATTTAAGTAAGATAAAAGAATTTACAGTAGAAGCTGGTAGACCAGATACTATAAATAGAGAAATTTTAGAATGCTTAAAGAGAAATAACGTTACTAGAATTAGTATAAATCCTCAAACTATGAATCAAGAAACTTTAGATAAAATAGGTAGAGGTCATAGTGTAAATGAAATAAAAGAAGCATTTAACTTAGCAAGAGAAATAGGATTTGATAACATAAATATGGATTTAATCTTAGGTCTTGAAGGTGAAAATGTTGATATGGTAAGAAATACTCTAGAAGAAATTAAAAAACTTCAGCCTGAAAGTTTAACTGTTCATACTTTAGCTATAAAAAGAGCATCTAAGCTAAAAGAAAATATGGACGAGTATGTTCTTACACAATATGAAGAAATGGTTAAGATGATTGACTTATCAATGCAATATGCAAAAGAAATGAATCTTAATCCATATTATATGTATCGTCAAAAGCAAATGCTTGGTAACCTAGAAAATATAGGTTATGCTAAAGAAGGATATGAATGTATCTACAACATGCAAATAATGGAAGAGAAGCAAAGCAACTATGCACTAGGGGCTGGTTCTATATCTAAGTTTGTATATGTTGACGAGGACAGAATTGAAAGAGTAGAAAACGTGAAGAACGTTGAACAATACATAGATAGAGTAGAAGAAATGATACAGAGAAAAAAAGAGGAGGTCTTAAAGAATGCTAACTAA
- a CDS encoding adenine phosphoribosyltransferase: MDLKKVVREIDDFPIPGISFKDITTLLKDGEAFKYSIDAIIEDLKDKNVDVIVGPEARGFLMGTPVAYGLGVGFVPVRKPGKLPSEVESYEYGLEYGKDILEIHKDAIKPGQRVAIVDDLLATGGTMGAAAKLIEKLGGEVVSMQFLIELEDLNGREILSKYHINSLIKY, from the coding sequence ATGGATTTAAAAAAAGTAGTAAGAGAAATCGACGATTTTCCAATTCCAGGTATAAGTTTTAAAGATATAACAACTTTATTAAAAGATGGAGAAGCATTTAAATATTCTATAGATGCAATAATAGAAGATTTAAAAGATAAAAATGTAGATGTAATAGTAGGACCAGAAGCAAGGGGATTCTTAATGGGGACACCAGTTGCTTATGGATTAGGAGTAGGATTTGTTCCTGTAAGAAAACCAGGAAAATTACCTTCAGAAGTTGAAAGTTACGAATACGGATTAGAATATGGTAAAGACATATTAGAGATACATAAAGATGCTATAAAGCCAGGACAAAGAGTAGCAATAGTAGATGACTTATTAGCTACTGGTGGAACTATGGGAGCTGCAGCTAAGCTTATAGAAAAGCTAGGTGGAGAAGTAGTATCAATGCAGTTCTTAATAGAATTAGAAGACTTAAATGGTAGAGAAATTTTATCTAAATACCATATAAACTCTCTAATAAAATACTAA
- the recJ gene encoding single-stranded-DNA-specific exonuclease RecJ — protein sequence MIFNKKWTLKHKGKVNKSELSEKINISPEISQILKNRGIEDEKSAEIFMNPSLDYLRDPFLMKDMKKAVERIQKAIENNESIYIYGDYDVDGVSSTSILYLYFDSINYPVSYYIPNRLEEGYGINEDAIRKIHEQGCNLIISVDCGITSVKEVELANELGIDVIITDHHECQSEIPNAYAVINPKQEDCNYPFDMLCGCGVAFKLIQALTPEEVFKTSMYDYLEIATLATICDIVPLVDENRIIVKNGLKLMKEGKNLGLRELIKVCGVDTEKIGSSHIGFAIGPRINASGRLGHSYLGVQLFTTKSQYEASEIARMLEEKNNERQMIEAKMYHEAEEIIKSNERYENDKVLVIANEGWQHGIIGIVASKLTEKYYKPTILLTIENGEATGSARSIKGFSIFDALMKCKHLLNKFGGHDQAAGLGLDADKVDILRDEVNKIADYNLTSEDMIENINVEFELAEDKVSLDLVDELHKLEPFGLSNPSPRFIMRNLVLDDIFTLGKNKQHLKLNVYNENTYECIGFNMAHLKENFKPGDKVDILFQLDENNYMGNRTVQFLLKDMRMSHPKNAMKDKISLKLFSKIVPNNENNLYTINSDGKNLISTNINGKYTIEGSKDINIFDYLVDDTLVITNTVNGFYRAISDLSLLEEDFDINYRENTINIAKLQLIFSPNIDKIDVKRYNNIVLYDYLYNTKEYSYLSESKNKDCNIIKYYNETDQLYLKNIINNIIPERDEFIVVYKLALVNKIFELDMLDIKKTFNIMPIKVFTILNVFKELSLLDFNLDYDNNTMSISLLEKPNKKLNLDESIILKNLKDLKDEYSKSY from the coding sequence TTGATATTTAATAAAAAATGGACATTAAAACACAAAGGAAAAGTTAATAAAAGTGAATTAAGTGAAAAAATAAATATTTCTCCGGAAATTAGTCAAATATTAAAAAATAGAGGGATTGAAGACGAAAAAAGTGCGGAAATATTCATGAACCCTTCTTTAGATTATTTGAGAGATCCATTTTTAATGAAGGATATGAAGAAAGCTGTAGAAAGAATACAAAAAGCAATAGAAAATAATGAAAGTATATACATATATGGAGATTATGACGTTGATGGGGTATCTTCGACATCAATACTTTATTTATATTTTGATTCTATTAACTATCCTGTTAGCTATTATATACCAAATAGATTAGAAGAAGGATACGGGATAAATGAAGATGCTATAAGAAAAATTCATGAACAAGGATGTAACTTAATTATAAGTGTGGACTGTGGAATTACTTCTGTAAAAGAAGTTGAATTAGCAAATGAATTAGGAATAGATGTTATAATAACAGATCACCATGAATGCCAAAGCGAAATACCAAATGCATATGCAGTTATAAATCCAAAACAAGAAGATTGTAACTATCCATTTGATATGCTTTGTGGATGTGGAGTTGCCTTTAAGTTAATACAAGCTTTAACTCCAGAAGAAGTATTTAAAACTAGTATGTACGATTATTTAGAAATAGCTACATTGGCTACAATTTGTGATATTGTTCCATTAGTAGATGAGAATAGAATAATAGTAAAAAATGGTTTAAAACTTATGAAAGAAGGGAAAAATCTAGGATTAAGAGAGCTTATCAAAGTATGTGGTGTAGACACTGAAAAAATAGGATCATCACATATAGGTTTTGCTATAGGACCTAGAATAAATGCTTCTGGAAGATTAGGACATTCTTACTTAGGAGTACAGTTATTTACAACTAAGAGTCAGTACGAAGCCAGTGAAATAGCTAGAATGCTAGAAGAAAAGAACAATGAAAGACAAATGATAGAAGCTAAGATGTATCATGAAGCTGAAGAAATTATAAAATCAAATGAAAGATACGAAAATGATAAGGTTCTAGTAATTGCAAATGAAGGCTGGCAACATGGTATAATTGGTATAGTTGCATCAAAGCTTACAGAAAAGTATTATAAACCTACTATACTTCTTACTATAGAAAATGGTGAGGCAACTGGTTCAGCAAGATCTATAAAAGGATTTAGTATTTTTGATGCTCTTATGAAATGTAAACATTTATTAAATAAATTTGGAGGACATGACCAAGCTGCAGGTTTAGGATTAGATGCAGATAAGGTAGATATACTAAGGGATGAAGTTAATAAGATAGCAGATTATAATCTTACTTCTGAAGACATGATAGAAAATATTAATGTAGAGTTTGAATTAGCTGAAGATAAGGTTAGTTTAGATTTAGTAGATGAGCTTCATAAATTAGAGCCTTTTGGTCTTAGTAATCCAAGTCCTAGATTTATAATGAGAAATTTAGTTTTAGATGATATATTTACTTTGGGTAAAAATAAGCAACACTTAAAGCTTAATGTATATAACGAAAATACTTATGAGTGTATAGGATTTAATATGGCTCACTTGAAGGAAAACTTTAAGCCTGGAGATAAAGTTGATATATTATTTCAATTAGATGAAAATAATTATATGGGTAATAGAACTGTTCAGTTTTTACTTAAAGATATGAGAATGTCTCATCCGAAAAATGCCATGAAGGATAAAATTTCTTTAAAATTATTTTCAAAAATAGTTCCCAATAATGAGAATAACTTGTATACTATTAATTCTGATGGTAAAAACCTAATAAGCACAAATATAAATGGGAAATATACTATAGAAGGCAGCAAAGATATAAATATATTTGACTATTTGGTGGATGATACATTAGTAATAACTAATACAGTAAATGGTTTTTATAGAGCTATCTCAGATTTATCATTGCTAGAAGAAGACTTTGATATCAATTACCGAGAAAATACTATAAATATAGCTAAACTACAACTTATATTTTCACCAAATATTGATAAAATAGATGTAAAAAGATATAATAATATTGTTCTTTATGATTATTTATATAATACTAAAGAATATTCGTATCTAAGTGAAAGTAAAAATAAAGATTGTAATATTATTAAATATTATAATGAAACAGACCAATTATATTTGAAGAACATTATAAATAACATCATTCCAGAGAGAGATGAGTTTATAGTAGTATATAAATTAGCTCTAGTAAATAAAATTTTTGAACTAGATATGCTAGACATAAAAAAGACATTTAATATAATGCCTATAAAAGTATTTACAATATTAAATGTTTTTAAAGAATTGTCATTATTAGATTTTAATTTAGATTACGATAATAATACAATGTCTATAAGCTTATTAGAAAAGCCAAACAAAAAATTAAATCTAGATGAGAGTATAATACTTAAAAATCTAAAGGATTTAAAAGACGAATATTCAAAGAGCTATTAG
- a CDS encoding RelA/SpoT family protein, producing the protein MHDKQLQELVEKIKGYAPTANVELVEKAYYFGKKAHEGQFRKSGEPYFIHPIAVANILASMELDIETITAGLLHDVVEDTEYTYEDIEKEFSKEVADLVDGVTKLGQIKYQSKEETQAENLRKMFLAMAKDIRVILIKLADRLHNMRTLKYMSPEKAKSKAKETLEIYGGIAHRLGISKIKWELEDLALRYIDPDGYYDLVDKVAIKRSQREAYIEQIVELLNEKFEEVNIHCDVYGRPKHFYSIYRKMNNKNKDFEEIFDLTAVRIIVDTVKDCYAVLGMVHTLWKPMPGRFKDYIAMPKPNLYQSLHTTVIGPNGEPVEIQIRTMEMHTIAEYGIAAHWKYKEGKTNLREDKVEEKLQWLRQMMEWEKDLKDPHEFLDALKEDVFNSQVYVFTPKGDVIEMPAGATPIDFAYRVHTNVGNKCVGAKIDGRIVPIDYKLQNGNIVEILTSSNSNGPSRDWLNIVKTPNAKSRIRQWFKKERREENIERGTEILEKEYKKYGLPLREPALEKYMLQIAKKFNQPSVEDLIATIGYGGIMVSQVVPKLRDYYIKEVKKAQKDNSKSEEEEFKKHNLSDAEYKKKRKKNNCQGIIVKGLDNILIRFAKCCNPLPGDEIIGYITKGRGVAIHRKDCLNAQQEGKAFKNRLVEVAWANSDKGKFEGEVQIKAADRKGIINDITHTVAVDKVGLNGINARKGKNDVVNINLLIEVNNIDELNELMRKIKAIPGVEEIYRVNN; encoded by the coding sequence ATGCACGATAAACAACTGCAAGAATTAGTAGAAAAGATAAAAGGATATGCTCCAACTGCAAATGTGGAGTTAGTGGAAAAAGCTTATTACTTTGGAAAAAAAGCTCATGAAGGGCAATTTAGAAAATCAGGGGAACCTTACTTTATACATCCAATAGCAGTAGCGAATATTTTGGCATCAATGGAGTTAGATATAGAAACTATAACAGCGGGACTTTTACATGATGTAGTAGAAGATACTGAATATACTTATGAAGATATAGAAAAAGAATTTAGTAAAGAAGTTGCAGATTTAGTTGATGGAGTAACAAAACTAGGTCAAATAAAATATCAATCAAAAGAAGAAACACAAGCAGAAAACTTAAGAAAAATGTTTTTAGCTATGGCTAAAGATATAAGGGTTATACTTATAAAATTAGCTGATAGATTACACAATATGAGAACATTAAAGTATATGTCTCCAGAAAAAGCTAAATCAAAAGCTAAGGAAACTTTAGAAATCTATGGAGGAATAGCTCATAGATTAGGGATATCTAAAATTAAGTGGGAGTTAGAAGATTTAGCATTAAGATATATAGATCCAGATGGTTATTATGATTTAGTTGACAAGGTGGCAATTAAGAGAAGTCAAAGAGAAGCTTATATAGAGCAAATAGTAGAATTACTTAATGAAAAATTTGAAGAAGTAAATATACACTGTGATGTTTATGGAAGACCAAAGCATTTCTATAGTATATATAGAAAAATGAATAACAAGAATAAGGATTTTGAAGAAATTTTTGATTTAACAGCAGTTAGAATAATAGTTGATACTGTAAAAGATTGTTATGCTGTACTTGGAATGGTTCATACTTTATGGAAGCCAATGCCGGGCAGATTTAAGGATTATATAGCAATGCCTAAGCCTAACTTGTATCAATCTCTGCATACAACTGTTATAGGTCCTAATGGAGAACCTGTAGAAATTCAAATCAGAACGATGGAAATGCATACTATAGCAGAGTACGGTATTGCTGCCCACTGGAAATATAAAGAAGGAAAAACAAATCTAAGAGAAGATAAAGTAGAAGAAAAACTTCAATGGCTAAGACAAATGATGGAATGGGAAAAAGACCTAAAAGATCCACATGAGTTCTTAGATGCTTTAAAAGAAGATGTATTTAATAGTCAGGTTTATGTATTCACTCCTAAAGGAGATGTAATAGAGATGCCTGCAGGTGCTACACCAATAGATTTTGCATATAGAGTTCATACAAATGTAGGGAACAAATGTGTAGGTGCTAAGATAGATGGAAGAATAGTTCCAATAGATTATAAACTTCAAAATGGAAACATAGTTGAAATATTAACTTCTTCGAATTCTAATGGTCCAAGTAGAGACTGGTTAAACATTGTTAAAACTCCAAATGCAAAGAGTAGAATTAGACAATGGTTTAAAAAGGAAAGAAGAGAAGAAAATATTGAAAGAGGTACTGAGATTTTAGAAAAAGAGTACAAGAAGTATGGATTACCACTAAGAGAACCAGCACTTGAAAAATATATGCTACAAATTGCTAAAAAATTTAACCAACCAAGTGTAGAAGATTTAATTGCTACTATTGGTTATGGTGGAATAATGGTATCTCAAGTTGTTCCAAAATTAAGAGATTATTATATAAAAGAAGTTAAGAAAGCACAAAAGGATAATTCTAAATCGGAAGAAGAAGAATTTAAAAAGCATAACTTAAGTGATGCTGAGTATAAAAAGAAAAGAAAGAAAAATAACTGTCAAGGAATAATTGTAAAAGGGTTAGATAATATATTAATTAGATTTGCTAAGTGTTGTAATCCACTTCCAGGAGACGAAATTATAGGATATATAACTAAAGGAAGAGGAGTTGCAATTCATAGAAAAGATTGTTTAAATGCTCAACAAGAAGGGAAAGCATTCAAAAATAGATTAGTAGAAGTAGCATGGGCTAATTCTGATAAAGGCAAATTTGAAGGTGAGGTTCAAATTAAGGCAGCTGATAGAAAGGGTATAATAAATGATATAACTCATACTGTGGCTGTTGATAAAGTAGGACTAAATGGAATCAATGCTAGAAAAGGCAAGAATGATGTTGTTAATATAAACCTATTAATAGAAGTTAATAATATAGATGAATTGAATGAACTAATGAGAAAAATAAAAGCAATTCCAGGTGTTGAGGAAATATATAGAGTTAACAATTAG
- the hisS gene encoding histidine--tRNA ligase, translating into MLTKAPRGTKDITPKDSYKWNYVENKFREVCGLYGYEEMRTPIFEHTELFKRSVGDTTDIVQKEMYSFQDKGERDITLKPEGTAGVIRAFIENKLYSDAQPTKMFYITPCFRYERPQAGRQRQFHQFGVEAVGSDNPSLDAEVIALAIQFFNEVGLKDLAVSINSVGCPTCRAKYNELLKSYLDAKSDVLCATCLERKDKNPMRVIDCKNPTCKENLQDIPFMIDHICDDCKDHFEKLQSYLREMDVNFVVDKTIVRGLDYYKKTAFEIISNDIGSQSTVCGGGRYDGLVEQLGGPKGSSGIGFGLGVERLLLTMENNNIEIENPQSTDIYIVTIGEEAKTKSFKLLKDLRYNHISADSDHLDRSVKAQFKYSDKINAKFTIVIGDDELNNDSATLKNMQTSEQTTVKLSELVGELKNRL; encoded by the coding sequence ATGCTAACTAAAGCACCTAGAGGAACAAAAGACATAACTCCAAAAGATTCATATAAGTGGAATTATGTAGAAAACAAATTTAGAGAAGTATGTGGATTATATGGATATGAGGAAATGAGAACTCCTATATTCGAACATACAGAATTATTCAAAAGAAGTGTTGGAGACACTACTGATATAGTTCAAAAAGAAATGTACTCATTCCAAGATAAGGGTGAAAGAGACATAACTTTAAAGCCAGAAGGAACTGCTGGTGTAATAAGAGCATTTATAGAGAATAAATTATACTCAGATGCTCAGCCAACTAAGATGTTTTATATAACACCTTGCTTCAGATATGAAAGACCACAAGCTGGAAGACAAAGACAATTCCATCAATTTGGTGTTGAAGCAGTAGGAAGTGATAATCCATCTTTAGATGCAGAAGTTATAGCTTTAGCTATACAATTCTTCAACGAAGTAGGACTTAAAGACTTAGCAGTAAGTATAAACTCTGTTGGATGTCCAACTTGTAGAGCAAAATACAATGAATTATTAAAATCTTACTTAGATGCAAAATCAGATGTATTATGTGCTACTTGTTTAGAAAGAAAAGATAAAAATCCTATGAGAGTTATAGATTGTAAAAATCCAACTTGTAAGGAAAATTTACAAGATATACCTTTCATGATTGATCATATATGTGATGATTGTAAGGATCACTTTGAAAAATTACAAAGTTACTTAAGAGAAATGGACGTTAACTTTGTAGTTGATAAAACTATAGTTAGAGGTCTTGACTACTACAAGAAAACTGCTTTCGAAATAATATCTAATGATATAGGATCTCAAAGTACAGTTTGTGGTGGAGGAAGATACGACGGATTAGTAGAACAACTAGGTGGACCAAAAGGAAGTAGCGGTATAGGATTTGGTTTAGGTGTTGAAAGATTATTATTAACTATGGAAAACAACAACATAGAAATAGAAAATCCACAATCAACAGATATATATATAGTAACAATAGGTGAAGAAGCTAAAACTAAGAGCTTCAAGTTATTAAAAGACTTAAGATACAACCACATAAGTGCAGATAGTGACCACTTAGACAGAAGTGTAAAAGCACAATTTAAATACTCAGATAAAATAAATGCTAAATTCACAATAGTAATAGGTGATGATGAACTTAACAATGACAGTGCAACACTTAAAAATATGCAAACATCAGAGCAAACTACAGTTAAATTAAGTGAATTAGTAGGAGAATTAAAAAACAGATTATAA
- a CDS encoding MBL fold metallo-hydrolase → MIIEIIEDRFMGENTYLLGDEKTNKCAIIDPGADLIDILSVVKNKNLTVEYIILTHGHADHIGSVKDLKAKTNAKIVAHENEKELLVDRKKNLSIRFPCGPQEFDADIYVKDKDRLEIGDLRLTFIHTPGHTPGGMCIKVGSYMFTGDTLFAGSIGRTDFYGGDHKQMTKSLNRLANQDEDIIIYPGHGPSSTIRIEKLTNPYMR, encoded by the coding sequence ATGATAATAGAAATAATTGAAGATAGATTTATGGGTGAAAATACATACTTATTAGGCGATGAGAAAACTAATAAGTGTGCAATAATTGATCCAGGAGCAGATTTAATAGATATATTATCAGTAGTAAAAAATAAAAATCTTACAGTTGAGTATATTATACTAACTCATGGTCATGCCGATCATATAGGTAGTGTTAAGGATTTAAAAGCAAAAACTAATGCTAAGATAGTAGCTCATGAAAATGAAAAAGAACTTTTAGTGGATAGAAAGAAAAACTTAAGTATTAGATTCCCATGTGGACCACAAGAATTTGATGCAGACATATACGTTAAGGATAAAGATAGATTAGAAATAGGAGATTTAAGACTTACATTTATTCATACACCAGGTCATACACCAGGTGGAATGTGTATAAAAGTAGGATCTTATATGTTTACTGGAGATACTTTATTTGCAGGAAGTATAGGAAGAACTGATTTCTACGGTGGAGATCATAAGCAAATGACTAAGTCTCTTAATAGATTGGCTAATCAAGATGAGGATATAATAATTTATCCAGGACATGGACCAAGTTCTACAATTAGAATCGAGAAATTGACTAATCCTTATATGAGGTAG
- the dtd gene encoding D-aminoacyl-tRNA deacylase, with translation MRAVVQKVSSSKVTVDNEITGQIGQGLLVLLGVTHDDTSEDVDYMIDKTLNLRIFEDEEGKMNLSLKDVGGELLVVSQFTLYGDCRKGRRPSFSTAAKPEAANELYEEYVAKARAQGIKVGTGKFRSHMMVDLTNDGPVTMLLDSSKTF, from the coding sequence ATGAGAGCAGTAGTGCAAAAAGTATCTTCATCTAAGGTAACTGTAGATAACGAGATAACAGGTCAAATAGGTCAAGGTCTACTTGTTTTATTAGGTGTTACTCATGATGATACATCTGAAGATGTTGATTATATGATAGATAAAACTTTGAATCTAAGAATTTTTGAAGATGAAGAAGGTAAAATGAACTTATCTTTAAAAGATGTAGGTGGAGAATTATTAGTAGTTTCTCAATTTACTTTATATGGTGACTGCAGAAAGGGAAGAAGACCTAGTTTTTCTACAGCAGCAAAACCAGAAGCAGCTAATGAGCTATATGAAGAATATGTAGCTAAAGCAAGAGCTCAAGGTATAAAAGTAGGAACTGGAAAGTTCAGATCTCATATGATGGTTGACTTAACTAATGATGGACCAGTAACTATGTTGTTAGATTCAAGTAAAACTTTCTAG